The following is a genomic window from Cryptococcus neoformans var. grubii H99 chromosome 12, complete sequence.
TTTGCCCATCTGGTCGCGCTGGAATGGCAAAGACTTCTTGCCGTCCATTCTAGCCTCGTCGCCTTTGAAGATAGGGCGAAGAGAGAGCAGCTCCGCATAGATACAACCTACCGCCCATATATCTAATCCAATCCAGTAAAAAGAAAACCCGAAAAAATGAGAGGTCATTCAAACATTGTGAATGCAGCTGAATTTGAACCCACCGACAGCGGCAGTGTAGTGCTTGGCTCCCAATATTAACTCTGGCGCTCTGTACCAGATAGTCACCACGACCTTATCACCACCATAGAGACCCTGTTGCGCTAATGGTTTATGCCACAATCGTGCCAGCCCGAGATCACCTATCTTAACAACTCCTTGGCTGGTAACCAAAATGTTAGCCGGTTTGAGATCACGGTGGAGGACAAAATTAGAGTGAAGAAAGTGCACTCCGCAGAGAAGctggtgaagaaggcggcGAAGTGTGGAAGGTGGGATAGAAGCTCGTGCAGTTTGAGAATGGTAGTGAATAATTTGCTAGGCATTATGAGTGAAGGCACGACTTGAAAGGTGAAGTGTGATGACGCACTAGAAAATCATGTTCCGCATACTCAAAAACCATATAAATAGACTTGTCTTCTAATATGACTTCACGCAGCGATACCAGATTGCGATGGTGGAGTTCACGGTTGAGCTGAAGAAGTAAGCGGCAGAAGGTGATCGCTTGAATCGACACACCATAATTTCTCTCGCTCCACTTTGACTGATACCGGCGTAGGTCAGTACATCGCCTTCCTTATCAGGCTTGAACTTCTTTATCGCGAAGACGTCGCCCTTTTTGGCGGGACGGTCGCCTGGGCGCATACACATTTCGGGATTATTGAGAGGGTCGCTGTCTTCGGTGAAGCTAGGCGATGGTAACTTGTCTTTAGGTAATGATAAGGCTGCTCGAGTCGAGCTGGGCAAGGCGCTTTTGGCAGAGGCTGTTTTGGGTGGTGGGAGGAGCACTGCTTTGTAGACTCTTCCATAAGTTCCTACACATATATAAGTAATCGGTTATCCCACGTAGGAAATATGACTTACCGGAAGATATGAATCCCAGAATCTTATATGTCTTCAAGACGCTGAGACAGCAGTTAACCGAGCATATTGGAGCTCATGGGAGATACCtaccctcttctctccttatCCCTTCTTGCACGATAAAAGTGCATTGGGTCCATTATAATACCTCCGCCTGGGATCGTTGCCATTTTGTTGTATTCCAGCCTTATTGCCCATGCACTTTCATTGGAGGTTCATTGTTATTTGTACGTAGGCGGGCCTTTGATAACGAGGACATACACGGCAGTAAGTAGAATCAGTCACGTGATGTTATTTTGTAATTTCAGGTGTACGAACCAAACCAAACCAAACAAACACAAACAAGACAAAACACTGTATCTCGCTCTAACATTACAGTTCTTCATCAtaccttccttttcttgagtaattcatcctcaacagACCACAAGGATGTCTTTAGCAGCTCGCTCACCCCGGTCTCGTAAATCCCTCTCGGCGTTCGATACAAACATCAACGCCAACTACACACTTCCGGTTACAaacaagggaaagaagagagttgTCGCTAGCATGGATGGAGAAACCCTCAAGAGCATGGATGCTGCATCTATCAGGGCTGGCGCTTTCAATATGAAAAGCAATCCAAGGCGTAATGTAGTAAGTTTGATTGGCACACCAATCAATATCGAGTCGACATTAACGTTAGATGTTTGTTCTAAGCAACCCAGAAAATCCATCCTTAA
Proteins encoded in this region:
- a CDS encoding CMGC/CDK/CDK8 protein kinase is translated as MATIPGGGIIMDPMHFYRARRDKERRGVLKTYKILGFISSGTYGRVYKAVLLPPPKTASAKSALPSSTRAALSLPKDKLPSPSFTEDSDPLNNPEMCMRPGDRPAKKGDVFAIKKFKPDKEGDVLTYAGISQSGAREIMLNRELHHRNLVSLREVILEDKSIYMVFEYAEHDFLQIIHYHSQTARASIPPSTLRRLLHQLLCGVHFLHSNFVLHRDLKPANILVTSQGVVKIGDLGLARLWHKPLAQQGLYGGDKVVVTIWYRAPELILGAKHYTAAVDIWAVGCIYAELLSLRPIFKGDEARMDGKKSLPFQRDQMGKICEVLGPVKPEQWPGIVHMPEYRTYQATGPYPHSNPLAPWYHARSNSPEGYDILIKMFEWDPARRITARDALRHPWFQEEGGVDTKSVFEGSSISYPTRRVTHEDNGDAKMGSLPQSMAGGRLPSSSNFRPASGNIAQPAARKKARI